One segment of Fusobacterium russii ATCC 25533 DNA contains the following:
- a CDS encoding YadA-like family protein has translation MKNSLKFLTLTLLILLAQLSLAASYVEGSGSEGHSQEVVAVGISYTDEDGVLHKNEAGNPAEPTEKYYASAIGVGNKATGWQSTAFGAINTASGWKSSAFGNDNTASRERSSAFGFKNTASGILSSAFGFLNKANGELSSAFGYVNTASGWGSSAFGNQNIASQEDSSAFGFKNTASDQRSTAFGYLNTANGWGSSAFGNQNTSSGRESSAFGTLTYVSGTNSGAFGRGKYSSGDYQYKIEGNNSWAIGSYNKIAAGSDNNHILGNNVSIGTSSETIIDSVVLGNESTVEESQVVSVGSDTKRRKIVHLAAGTNDTDAVNKKQMEDAIAAASLGGGGVVDAYTKAQTDAKLNVKAQKDGSNLSATDIAAWKAKLGVATVNSVANTASGTNSTGLGHGNVVTGNESTAVGYKNQVSGNNSGAFGDPNIVTGNRSYAFGNDNTIAGDDNFVMGSNVNIAAGITNSVALGNNSAVTSSNEVSVGSATLKRKITNVADGELSATSTDAVTGKQLYNVMQNSGTIGIQNLRKEVREAKDEMRGIGSLSAALSALHPMQYDPQAPNQIMAGVGTYRNKHAIAVGLTHYFKENVMMTAGVALSNERKTNAMANVGLTWKLGKGGSSSATNTPAYIVQDEMSRLTRENNQLKAQVNSQALELKEIKEQLKFLLEKK, from the coding sequence ATGAAAAATAGTTTAAAATTTTTAACACTTACATTATTAATTTTATTAGCACAATTATCTTTAGCAGCAAGTTATGTGGAAGGATCAGGAAGTGAAGGACATTCACAGGAAGTTGTAGCAGTTGGGATCAGTTATACTGATGAAGACGGAGTGTTACATAAAAATGAAGCAGGAAATCCAGCAGAGCCGACAGAGAAATATTATGCCTCAGCAATAGGGGTGGGGAATAAAGCCACTGGATGGCAAAGTACCGCTTTTGGTGCTATAAATACAGCTAGTGGATGGAAAAGCTCTGCTTTTGGGAATGATAATACAGCGAGCAGAGAGCGAAGTTCTGCTTTTGGATTTAAAAATACAGCGAGTGGAATACTTAGTTCTGCTTTTGGATTTTTAAATAAAGCAAATGGAGAGTTAAGTTCTGCTTTTGGATATGTAAATACAGCCAGTGGATGGGGAAGTTCCGCTTTTGGGAATCAAAATATAGCCAGTCAAGAAGATAGTTCTGCTTTTGGATTTAAAAATACAGCGAGTGATCAGAGAAGTACCGCTTTTGGATATCTAAATACAGCCAATGGATGGGGAAGTTCCGCTTTTGGGAATCAAAATACATCCAGTGGAAGGGAAAGTTCCGCTTTTGGTACTTTAACTTATGTATCAGGAACAAATTCAGGAGCTTTTGGAAGAGGAAAGTATAGTAGTGGTGATTATCAATATAAAATAGAAGGAAATAATTCATGGGCTATAGGTTCATATAATAAAATAGCAGCAGGCTCAGATAATAATCATATATTAGGAAATAATGTAAGTATAGGAACTTCTAGCGAAACAATAATTGATTCAGTAGTATTGGGTAATGAATCAACAGTTGAGGAAAGCCAAGTGGTTTCTGTAGGTTCTGATACTAAGAGAAGAAAGATAGTTCATTTAGCAGCAGGAACAAATGATACAGACGCAGTCAATAAAAAACAAATGGAAGACGCAATAGCAGCAGCTTCACTTGGTGGAGGCGGAGTTGTTGATGCCTATACTAAGGCACAGACAGATGCTAAGCTAAATGTAAAAGCACAAAAAGACGGAAGTAATTTGTCGGCAACAGATATAGCGGCATGGAAGGCTAAGCTTGGAGTTGCAACAGTTAATTCAGTAGCAAACACTGCCTCAGGAACAAACAGCACAGGTCTTGGTCATGGCAATGTGGTAACAGGAAATGAATCAACAGCAGTCGGATATAAAAACCAAGTAAGCGGAAATAATTCAGGAGCTTTCGGAGATCCGAATATAGTAACAGGTAATCGTTCTTATGCCTTTGGTAATGACAATACAATAGCGGGGGATGATAACTTTGTAATGGGCTCTAATGTAAATATAGCGGCAGGAATAACAAATTCAGTAGCACTTGGTAATAATTCAGCAGTTACGTCTTCTAATGAAGTGTCAGTCGGTTCTGCAACTTTAAAAAGAAAAATAACTAATGTTGCAGACGGAGAATTATCAGCTACATCAACAGACGCGGTAACAGGAAAACAACTTTATAATGTAATGCAAAATTCAGGAACTATTGGAATACAAAATTTAAGAAAAGAAGTAAGAGAGGCAAAAGATGAAATGAGAGGAATAGGCTCACTTTCAGCAGCACTATCAGCTCTACATCCTATGCAATATGATCCTCAAGCACCAAATCAAATAATGGCAGGAGTGGGGACATATAGAAATAAGCATGCCATAGCAGTAGGACTTACACATTACTTTAAAGAAAATGTAATGATGACAGCGGGAGTGGCTCTTAGCAATGAGAGAAAGACAAATGCAATGGCAAATGTAGGTTTAACTTGGAAATTAGGTAAGGGTGGAAGTTCATCAGCAACTAACACACCTGCTTATATAGTGCAAGATGAAATGAGTAGACTTACAAGAGAAAATAATCAGTTAAAAGCTCAAGTTAATTCACAAGCTTTGGAACTTAAAGAAATAAAGGAACAATTAAAGTTTTTATTAGAAAAAAAATAA
- a CDS encoding WYL domain-containing protein, whose protein sequence is MKKIRVTVPEDIWYIMKIDQEDFGINNNKFCNYILEKLKFNKKIDSERLLQAQGRSYKKIIQFDLNVNNKEIYYDVLKSNEVEIEAEYFRELFEIYCSKFKYQRELFIYEDRLRTILDAIKEENKIKIKYFSEIFDIEPIFIRREDKGNENFLFCYVEAKNSYQNYKLKELEIISILPEKVKKRDKKFIENMRKKYDPFLSMGNVVKVRLTTLGESMMKGLTDYRPKLLKRDGDIFYFEAANENAKFYFRGFMKEAEILEPISLREEMKQEYQEVIKMYEGTN, encoded by the coding sequence TTGAAGAAGATCAGAGTTACAGTTCCAGAAGATATTTGGTATATAATGAAAATAGATCAGGAAGATTTTGGAATTAACAATAACAAGTTCTGTAATTATATTCTGGAAAAATTGAAATTTAATAAAAAAATTGACTCTGAGAGATTACTTCAAGCTCAGGGAAGATCCTATAAAAAGATTATTCAATTTGACTTGAATGTAAATAATAAAGAAATTTACTATGATGTTTTAAAATCCAATGAAGTTGAGATAGAGGCAGAATATTTTAGGGAATTATTTGAAATATATTGTTCAAAATTTAAGTATCAAAGGGAATTGTTTATTTATGAGGACAGATTAAGAACTATATTGGACGCAATAAAAGAAGAAAATAAAATTAAAATAAAGTATTTTTCCGAAATTTTTGATATAGAGCCTATATTTATTCGTAGAGAAGATAAAGGAAATGAAAACTTTTTATTTTGCTATGTTGAAGCTAAAAATTCCTATCAGAACTATAAATTAAAGGAATTGGAAATAATTTCAATTTTACCCGAAAAAGTAAAAAAAAGAGATAAAAAATTTATTGAAAATATGAGAAAAAAATATGATCCATTTTTAAGTATGGGGAATGTTGTAAAAGTTCGTCTGACAACCTTAGGTGAAAGTATGATGAAAGGACTTACAGATTATAGACCTAAACTCTTAAAAAGAGATGGAGATATATTTTATTTTGAAGCAGCAAATGAAAATGCAAAATTTTACTTTAGAGGCTTTATGAAAGAGGCGGAAATACTTGAGCCAATTTCTTTAAGGGAGGAAATGAAACAGGAATATCAGGAAGTTATTAAAATGTATGAAGGCACAAACTAA
- a CDS encoding ABC transporter ATP-binding protein translates to MMHITDIKKSFYSALGEEKSIFRGLNLDIKEGEFISIIGSNGAGKSTLLDTITGNVMVDGGVIEVDGEIINSLAKHRRGKFVSKVYQNPSMGTAPSMTIFENLSMADNKGKVFGFSCGLNHKRKEYYRSLLKELDLGLENLMDTEVQYLSGGQRQCLALLMATLNKPKILLLDEHTAALDPKTSKIIMDKTEEIVMKEGIPTLMITHNLQDAIRYGNRLIMLHNGEIILDISGEEKESLTTDALMKIFQEKATYSDVF, encoded by the coding sequence ATGATGCATATAACAGATATAAAGAAAAGCTTTTATTCTGCATTAGGAGAAGAAAAATCTATTTTTAGAGGATTAAATTTAGATATAAAAGAGGGAGAATTTATCTCAATAATAGGTAGTAATGGGGCTGGAAAATCAACTTTGCTTGATACAATAACAGGCAATGTAATGGTAGATGGAGGAGTAATCGAGGTTGATGGTGAGATTATAAACTCTTTGGCTAAACATAGAAGAGGAAAATTTGTGTCAAAAGTTTATCAGAATCCTTCAATGGGAACTGCTCCCTCAATGACTATATTTGAGAATTTATCTATGGCTGATAATAAAGGAAAAGTTTTTGGTTTCAGTTGTGGTCTAAATCACAAAAGAAAAGAATACTATAGAAGCTTGTTGAAAGAATTGGATTTAGGTTTAGAGAACCTAATGGATACAGAAGTTCAGTATCTTTCAGGGGGACAAAGACAGTGCCTTGCACTTTTGATGGCAACTTTAAATAAGCCTAAAATTTTGCTTTTAGATGAACATACAGCAGCTCTTGATCCTAAAACTTCTAAAATTATCATGGATAAAACAGAGGAAATAGTTATGAAAGAGGGAATTCCTACGCTTATGATAACGCATAATTTACAAGATGCAATTAGGTATGGAAATCGTTTAATAATGCTTCATAATGGAGAAATTATATTAGATATAAGTGGGGAAGAGAAAGAAAGCTTAACCACGGATGCTTTAATGAAAATTTTCCAAGAAAAAGCTACTTACTCTGATGTTTTTTGA
- a CDS encoding ABC transporter permease, translating into MLEATIEQSLIFAIMVLGVYISFRILNFPDMTVDGSFPLGAAISAKMLTQGFNPYLTLVIAMLFGAIVGAITGIIHVKLKVKELLAGILVMTALYSVNLRIMGKSNIPLFEEENIFNTDYPIIVIIIILVLLTKIFLDFLLKTKFGFALKALGDNENLISSLGLDEKKYKVYGLMIANSFVALSGAILAQYQGFADVGMGSGIIVIALASIIIGDTLFSKIKRNKGTIVVIIGSIFYRGVIAVTLSLGMNASDLKMITSVIVIAVLWLRYQKDKGGKVL; encoded by the coding sequence ATGTTAGAAGCAACAATAGAACAAAGCCTAATATTTGCAATTATGGTTTTAGGAGTCTATATATCATTTAGAATATTAAATTTTCCGGATATGACAGTGGATGGAAGCTTTCCTCTGGGAGCAGCTATATCAGCAAAAATGTTGACACAAGGCTTTAATCCATATTTAACATTAGTTATAGCAATGCTTTTTGGAGCTATTGTAGGAGCCATTACAGGAATTATTCATGTGAAGTTAAAGGTTAAGGAATTACTGGCTGGAATTTTAGTTATGACAGCACTTTACAGTGTAAATTTAAGAATAATGGGAAAATCAAATATACCTCTGTTTGAGGAAGAAAATATATTTAATACAGACTATCCGATAATAGTAATTATAATTATTTTAGTCTTGTTGACAAAAATATTTCTGGATTTCTTGTTGAAAACAAAATTTGGTTTCGCCTTGAAAGCTTTAGGAGATAATGAAAATTTAATTAGTTCTTTAGGTTTAGATGAAAAAAAATATAAAGTATATGGGCTTATGATAGCAAATTCCTTTGTCGCACTTTCAGGAGCAATACTTGCCCAATACCAAGGATTTGCAGATGTAGGAATGGGAAGTGGGATAATAGTTATAGCTCTGGCCTCAATAATAATAGGGGATACATTATTTAGCAAAATTAAGAGAAATAAGGGAACAATAGTTGTAATAATAGGATCAATTTTTTATCGAGGTGTTATAGCTGTAACACTTTCTTTAGGAATGAATGCCAGTGATCTGAAAATGATAACTTCTGTTATTGTCATAGCAGTATTATGGCTAAGATATCAAAAAGACAAGGGGGGCAAAGTTTTATGA
- a CDS encoding ABC transporter substrate-binding protein: MKKLLLIMTLLFSLTSNLIGKEIKIGITQIVEHPALDAARKGIERALKEKAADKNIKIEYQSAQGDFGTAQLIAKSFVAAKKDMIVAISTPSAQAALNATKDIPIVYTAVTDNISAGLKGENITGTLDMSPLEEQIKLLQALFPKAKKVGFLYNPSEQNSLVILEKFKKIAESNSLVVVEKGVNTVNDINLALNSLLSQIDVLYLPTDNLVSSSISLVNKRALEKKVPTIASEEELVKKGSLATLSIDYEKLGYQTGERIVEILNGKKAKDIKVENLKENKLVVNEKTAKELGVSLEQPALKEAIKY; this comes from the coding sequence ATGAAAAAACTTTTATTAATTATGACATTATTATTTTCTTTGACATCAAATTTAATTGGAAAAGAAATAAAAATTGGAATCACACAGATAGTTGAGCATCCTGCCTTGGACGCGGCAAGAAAGGGAATAGAAAGAGCTTTAAAAGAGAAGGCAGCAGATAAGAATATAAAAATAGAATATCAATCAGCACAGGGAGATTTTGGAACAGCTCAATTAATTGCCAAATCATTTGTAGCTGCAAAAAAAGATATGATAGTTGCAATTTCTACACCAAGTGCACAGGCAGCTTTAAATGCAACTAAGGATATACCTATAGTTTATACAGCAGTTACAGATAATATAAGTGCAGGATTGAAAGGTGAAAACATAACAGGAACTTTGGATATGTCGCCATTAGAAGAGCAAATAAAATTATTGCAGGCTCTATTTCCAAAAGCTAAAAAAGTAGGTTTTTTATATAACCCAAGTGAACAAAATTCGTTAGTTATTTTAGAAAAATTTAAAAAGATAGCAGAATCAAATTCTCTAGTTGTTGTAGAAAAAGGTGTTAATACAGTGAATGATATAAATTTAGCATTAAATTCGTTATTGAGCCAAATAGATGTACTGTACCTACCTACTGACAACTTAGTTTCTTCATCAATAAGTTTAGTGAACAAAAGAGCACTTGAGAAGAAAGTTCCAACTATAGCTTCGGAAGAGGAATTAGTTAAGAAAGGTTCGCTGGCAACTCTTAGTATAGACTATGAAAAACTTGGTTACCAAACGGGAGAAAGAATAGTTGAAATTTTAAATGGCAAGAAAGCTAAAGATATAAAAGTAGAAAACCTAAAAGAAAATAAGCTAGTGGTAAATGAAAAAACAGCAAAAGAATTAGGTGTATCTCTGGAGCAACCTGCTTTAAAAGAAGCAATAAAATATTAA
- a CDS encoding ABC transporter substrate-binding protein: MKKLIKILILILMLGTVSMAAEKEIKIGITQIVEHPSLDAARIGVEKALKEKAKDKNIKIEYQSAQGDFGTAQLIAKSFVATKKDIIVAISTPSAQAALNATKDIPIVYTAVTDGVSAGLKGSNITGTSDMSPLGKQIELITELLPNAKNVGFLYNPSEQNSILLLEKFKEIAKNKNLKVVEKGVSSINDINLAIDSLLKEIDVLYIPTDNLVVSSANLVLQKAKKNKTPVISSIEDIVKKGALATESIDYEKLGYQTGEVIIEILNGKKPEDIAVQTLKETTLIINEKVAEMYNIELKKEKFKNAVKY; encoded by the coding sequence ATGAAAAAACTGATAAAGATTTTAATTTTAATTTTAATGTTGGGTACTGTGTCAATGGCAGCAGAAAAAGAAATAAAAATAGGTATAACTCAAATAGTGGAACATCCGTCGTTGGATGCGGCAAGAATAGGAGTAGAAAAAGCTTTGAAGGAAAAAGCGAAAGACAAGAATATAAAAATAGAATATCAATCAGCACAGGGAGATTTTGGAACAGCTCAATTAATTGCTAAATCATTTGTAGCTACAAAAAAAGATATAATAGTTGCAATTTCTACACCAAGTGCACAGGCAGCTCTAAATGCAACTAAGGATATACCTATAGTTTATACAGCGGTAACTGATGGAGTAAGTGCAGGCTTAAAGGGAAGCAATATAACGGGGACTTCAGATATGTCGCCTTTAGGTAAACAAATAGAACTTATTACAGAACTATTGCCAAATGCAAAAAATGTTGGTTTTCTATATAATCCAAGTGAACAGAATTCAATTTTACTACTAGAAAAATTCAAAGAAATTGCAAAAAATAAAAATTTAAAAGTAGTTGAAAAGGGAGTAAGCTCTATAAATGATATAAATCTAGCCATAGATTCTTTATTAAAAGAAATAGATGTACTTTATATACCTACTGATAATCTAGTTGTATCGTCGGCTAACTTAGTATTACAAAAAGCTAAAAAAAATAAAACACCTGTAATTTCATCTATAGAAGATATTGTTAAGAAGGGTGCTCTTGCTACTGAAAGCATTGACTATGAAAAATTAGGTTATCAAACAGGTGAAGTAATAATAGAGATATTAAATGGTAAAAAACCTGAAGATATAGCTGTTCAAACTTTAAAAGAAACTACTTTAATCATTAATGAGAAAGTAGCAGAGATGTATAATATAGAGCTTAAAAAGGAAAAATTTAAAAATGCTGTGAAATATTAA
- a CDS encoding Imm17 family immunity protein — MLDYLRKYPEFILIAMGATFLVGAIFNWSVITDFNSSRRNPITKLTVHFFGMKGYRILMGIIGLFLLIIPMIELLKK, encoded by the coding sequence ATGTTAGATTATTTAAGAAAATACCCTGAATTTATTCTAATTGCAATGGGGGCAACTTTTTTGGTGGGAGCTATATTTAACTGGTCGGTAATAACTGATTTTAATTCATCAAGGAGAAACCCGATTACAAAATTAACAGTGCATTTTTTTGGAATGAAAGGGTATAGAATATTAATGGGTATTATAGGATTGTTTTTATTAATAATTCCTATGATTGAGCTTTTGAAGAAATAA
- the mglC gene encoding galactose/methyl galactoside ABC transporter permease MglC: MLARTKDGKINYKKIIIESGLYLVLFCMLIAIIIKEPTFLSIRNFKNILTQSSVRSIIALGVAGLIVTQGTDLSAGRQVGLAAVISATLLQSISNVNKAFPHLGEFSLLTTILIVVVVGVVIASINGIVVATLNVHPFIATLGTMTIVYGINSLYYDKAGAAPISGFVKKYSQFAQGSIEIGGYTLPYLIIYAAIATFIMWILWNKTKFGKNVFAVGGNPEAAKVSGVNVWLTIVGIYALSGAYYAFGGFLEAGRIGSATNNLGFMYEMDAIAACVIGGVSFYGGVGKISGVITGVIILTVINYGLTYAGVSPYWQYIIKGIIIIAAVAFDSIKYAKKK, encoded by the coding sequence ATGTTAGCACGAACAAAGGACGGAAAAATAAATTATAAAAAGATAATAATAGAAAGTGGTCTTTACCTTGTATTATTTTGCATGCTTATAGCAATAATAATTAAAGAACCTACTTTTTTAAGCATTAGAAACTTTAAAAATATTCTTACACAATCATCTGTAAGAAGTATCATAGCATTAGGAGTGGCAGGACTTATTGTAACACAAGGAACGGACTTATCAGCCGGTAGACAAGTTGGGCTTGCAGCCGTTATTTCTGCAACACTTTTACAATCAATATCGAATGTAAATAAGGCCTTCCCACATTTAGGGGAATTTTCATTGTTGACAACCATTTTAATAGTAGTTGTGGTAGGAGTTGTTATAGCTTCAATAAATGGTATAGTTGTTGCAACTTTGAATGTACATCCATTCATTGCAACTTTGGGAACAATGACAATAGTTTACGGAATAAATTCGCTTTACTATGATAAAGCGGGAGCAGCTCCTATATCTGGATTTGTAAAAAAGTATAGCCAATTTGCACAAGGAAGTATAGAAATAGGAGGATATACTCTTCCATACTTAATAATATATGCAGCAATCGCGACTTTTATAATGTGGATTTTATGGAATAAGACTAAATTTGGAAAAAATGTATTTGCCGTTGGTGGGAATCCTGAAGCAGCGAAAGTATCTGGGGTAAATGTATGGTTAACAATAGTTGGAATCTATGCTTTATCTGGAGCTTACTATGCATTTGGCGGATTTTTAGAAGCTGGACGTATAGGATCGGCAACAAATAACCTAGGATTTATGTATGAAATGGATGCCATCGCAGCCTGTGTTATAGGAGGAGTTTCTTTCTACGGAGGAGTGGGGAAAATTTCAGGAGTTATAACAGGAGTTATAATTTTAACAGTTATAAACTATGGTTTAACTTATGCAGGAGTAAGCCCTTACTGGCAATATATTATAAAGGGTATTATAATAATTGCAGCAGTTGCTTTTGATTCTATTAAATATGCTAAGAAAAAATAA
- the mglA gene encoding galactose/methyl galactoside ABC transporter ATP-binding protein MglA — translation MENLKYILEMENISKEFPGVKALDGVQLKLKPGSVHALMGENGAGKSTLMKCLFGIYEKDSGRILLDGVEVNFKSTKEALENGVSMVHQELNQVLQRNVLDNIWLGRYPTKGGFIDEKKMYEDTISIFKDLDIKVDPRKKIADLAIAERQMIEIAKAVSYKSKVIVMDEPTSSLTEKEVEHLFRIIKKLQQNGVGVIYISHKMEEIKIISDEITILRDGKWISTNDVSKISTEQIISMMVGRDLTERFPKKDNEVKECILEVKNLTALNQPSIKDVSFELYKGEILGIAGLVGSKRTEIVETLFGIRPKESGQIILHGKEIKNKDPKEAIKNGFALVTEERRSTGIFAKLDIAFNSIISNLDKYKNKFKLLKNSKIKEDTQWIIDSMRVKTPSQTTKIGSLSGGNQQKVIIGRWLLTEPEVLMLDEPTRGIDVLAKYEIYQLMIELAKKDKGIIMISSEMPELLGVTDRILVMSNGRVAGIVKTSETNQEEIMELSAKYL, via the coding sequence ATGGAAAATTTGAAATATATACTTGAAATGGAAAATATCTCTAAGGAGTTTCCTGGAGTAAAAGCATTAGATGGAGTTCAATTAAAACTGAAGCCCGGCTCAGTTCATGCTCTTATGGGAGAAAATGGAGCTGGGAAATCAACACTTATGAAGTGTTTATTTGGAATTTATGAAAAAGATAGTGGTAGAATTTTATTAGATGGAGTAGAAGTAAACTTTAAATCTACAAAGGAAGCATTAGAAAATGGTGTTTCTATGGTGCACCAAGAATTGAATCAAGTTTTACAAAGAAATGTTTTAGATAATATATGGCTTGGTAGATATCCTACAAAAGGTGGTTTTATTGATGAAAAAAAGATGTATGAAGATACAATAAGTATTTTTAAAGATCTTGATATAAAAGTTGATCCTAGAAAAAAAATTGCTGACCTTGCTATTGCTGAAAGACAGATGATAGAAATAGCAAAGGCAGTTTCATATAAATCAAAAGTTATAGTTATGGATGAGCCAACCTCTTCTTTGACTGAAAAAGAAGTTGAACATCTATTTAGAATAATAAAAAAATTACAACAAAATGGAGTTGGAGTAATATACATTTCTCATAAAATGGAAGAAATAAAAATTATTTCAGATGAAATTACTATTTTAAGAGATGGAAAATGGATTTCAACAAATGATGTTAGTAAAATTAGTACAGAACAAATAATAAGTATGATGGTTGGAAGGGACTTAACTGAGCGTTTTCCTAAAAAAGATAATGAAGTTAAGGAATGTATATTGGAAGTAAAAAATCTGACAGCTCTAAATCAGCCTTCAATAAAAGATGTAAGCTTTGAATTATATAAAGGTGAAATTTTGGGTATAGCAGGTCTTGTTGGATCTAAAAGAACAGAAATAGTTGAAACATTATTTGGTATAAGACCTAAAGAAAGTGGGCAAATTATTTTACACGGAAAAGAAATAAAAAATAAAGATCCTAAAGAAGCTATAAAAAATGGGTTTGCACTAGTTACAGAAGAAAGAAGAAGTACAGGAATATTTGCAAAATTGGATATAGCTTTTAACTCAATTATATCTAATTTAGACAAATATAAAAATAAATTTAAGCTATTAAAAAATTCAAAAATAAAAGAAGATACACAGTGGATAATTGATAGTATGAGAGTAAAGACACCTTCTCAAACTACGAAGATAGGTTCTTTATCTGGAGGAAATCAACAAAAAGTAATTATCGGTAGATGGCTGCTTACAGAACCGGAAGTCTTGATGTTGGATGAGCCTACAAGAGGAATAGATGTTTTAGCTAAATATGAAATTTATCAACTTATGATAGAACTTGCAAAAAAAGATAAAGGAATTATTATGATTTCATCTGAAATGCCTGAACTTTTAGGAGTTACAGACAGAATTTTAGTTATGAGCAACGGTAGAGTGGCTGGAATTGTTAAAACTTCTGAAACAAATCAAGAAGAGATAATGGAATTATCTGCTAAATATCTATAA
- the mglB gene encoding galactose/glucose ABC transporter substrate-binding protein MglB: MKKIGLLLGSVILAASLVGCGEKKAETTAATAEKLPIGLTAYKFDDNFIALFRKAFQVEADAAADRFNLTMIDSQNSVATEKEQIEAVLEKGVKAFAINLVDASAADGIIKLLKEKNVPVVFYNRKPSDEAIASYDNLFYVGIDPNAQGIAQGELIEKLWKENPALDLNGDGVIQYVMFEGEPGHPDAVARTKYSISTLNDKGIKTEMLHQDTALWDTAMAKDKMDAWLSGPNGSKIEFVICNNDGMALGAIESMKATGKVLPVVGVDALPEALVKIEEGEMAGTVLNDAKGQASATFKMVANLAEGKAPTEGTDLKLDNKIILIPSIGIDKANVADFK, encoded by the coding sequence ATGAAGAAAATTGGTTTATTGTTAGGTTCAGTGATTTTAGCAGCTAGCCTTGTAGGATGTGGAGAAAAAAAAGCTGAAACAACAGCAGCTACTGCAGAAAAATTACCTATAGGATTAACAGCTTATAAATTTGATGATAACTTCATTGCATTATTTAGAAAGGCTTTCCAAGTTGAAGCAGATGCAGCAGCAGATAGATTTAATCTAACTATGATTGATTCACAAAATAGTGTTGCAACTGAAAAAGAACAAATTGAAGCCGTATTGGAAAAAGGAGTTAAGGCATTTGCTATTAACTTAGTTGATGCTTCAGCAGCAGATGGAATAATTAAATTATTAAAAGAAAAAAATGTGCCTGTTGTTTTTTATAACAGAAAACCTTCAGATGAAGCTATAGCTTCTTATGATAATCTATTCTATGTAGGAATTGATCCAAACGCACAAGGAATTGCACAAGGAGAATTAATAGAAAAATTATGGAAAGAAAATCCTGCTCTTGATTTAAATGGAGATGGAGTTATTCAATATGTAATGTTTGAAGGAGAACCTGGACACCCAGATGCAGTAGCTAGAACTAAGTATTCTATTTCTACTCTTAACGATAAAGGTATAAAGACTGAAATGTTACATCAAGATACAGCTTTATGGGATACAGCAATGGCAAAAGATAAAATGGATGCTTGGTTATCAGGACCTAATGGATCAAAAATTGAATTTGTTATCTGTAATAATGATGGAATGGCTTTAGGAGCAATAGAATCTATGAAGGCTACAGGAAAAGTACTTCCAGTAGTTGGAGTAGATGCTTTACCAGAAGCTTTAGTTAAGATAGAAGAAGGAGAAATGGCAGGAACAGTTCTTAACGATGCAAAAGGACAAGCATCTGCTACTTTCAAAATGGTTGCTAACTTAGCAGAAGGAAAAGCCCCAACTGAAGGAACAGATTTGAAATTAGATAACAAAATTATATTGATACCAAGTATAGGAATAGATAAAGCAAACGTTGCAGATTTCAAATAG